A part of Cannabis sativa cultivar Pink pepper isolate KNU-18-1 chromosome 6, ASM2916894v1, whole genome shotgun sequence genomic DNA contains:
- the LOC115724673 gene encoding probable caffeine synthase MTL2 isoform X1, with protein MEVVEQILHMNGGVGQTSYATNSSLQREVISNTRPTLDESITIYCNKVLPKCLRIADLGCSSGPNTLTAVSNIFDIIEASCQSLNINSPTFQVFLNDLLGNDFNVVFRSLSSFYEKLKKEKGDKFGPCFITAMPGSFYGRLFPNNSMHVVHSSSSLHWLSKVPKGLVDDQTGEAHNKGNIYITKTSLAVVFKSYLDQFQKDFTNFLRYRSEEMVSGGIMILTFLGSIQSNSPKSIYEILGRTLNDMVKENIIEAKCLDDYNVPLYFPSAREVKSLIEKEGSFCIQKLNTFEIAWDAGFTTINNNEKHKSGKYVSDYIRAVMEPILVKQFGETIMDELFDRFANKVNESMANEKWNHVNLVISLIKN; from the exons ATGGAAGTAGTAGAGCAAATCCTCCACATGAATGGTGGTGTTGGCCAAACTAGCTACGCAACCAACTCCTCTCTTCAA agAGAGGTGATATCAAATACGAGACCAACACTAGATGAAAGTATTACAATTTATTGTAATAAAGTGTTGCCAAAGTGTTTGCGAATAGCAGACTTGGGTTGTTCCTCAGGCCCCAACACACTCACTGCAGTCTCCAACATTTTTGACATCATTGAAGCCTCTTGCCAATCCTTGAACATCAACTCACCAACTTTCCAAGTTTTCCTTAATGATCTTCTTGGGAACGATTTCAATGTCGTCTTCCGATCTTTATCGAGCTTCTATGaaaagcttaagaaagaaaaaggtgaCAAGTTTGGGCCATGCTTTATCACAGCTATGCCAGGGAGTTTCTATGGAAGGCTTTTTCCGAACAATTCCATGCATGTTGTTCACTCTTCTTCCAGTTTGCATTGGTTGTCCAAg gtTCCAAAAGGGTTAGTTGATGATCAAACTGGAGAAGCACATAACAAAGGAAACATTTACATTACGAAGACAAGTCTTGCTGTGGTGTTCAAATCATATTTGGATCAATTTCAAAAGGATTTCACAAATTTCTTAAGATATCGTTCAGAGGAAATGGTGAGTGGTGGTATCATGATATTAACATTCCTTGGAAGTATTCAAAGTAATTCTcctaagagtatttatgaaataCTGGGAAGGACACTGAATGACATGGTCAAAgag AATATAATTGAAGCAAAATGCCTGGATGATTACAACGTGCCATTATATTTTCCAAGTGCAAGAGAAGTGAAAAGTTTGATTGAAAAAGAAGGATCTTTCTGTATACAGAAGCTTAATACTTTCGAAATAGCTTGGGATGCAGGCTTCActactattaataataatgaaaaacacAAAAGTGGGAAATATGTTTCTGATTACATAAGAGCAGTTATGGAGCCTATTTTGGTGAAACAATTTGGAGAAACTATAATGGATGAATTATTTGATAGGTTTGCTAATAAGGTCAATGAGTCTATGGCCAATGAAAAATGGAACCATGTGAACTTGGTCATATCCTTGATAAAGAATTAG
- the LOC115724673 gene encoding probable caffeine synthase MTL2 isoform X2 produces MEVVEQILHMNGGVGQTSYATNSSLQREVISNTRPTLDESITIYCNKVLPKCLRIADLGCSSGPNTLTAVSNIFDIIEASCQSLNINSPTFQVFLNDLLGNDFNVVFRSLSSFYEKLKKEKGDKFGPCFITAMPGSFYGRLFPNNSMHVVHSSSSLHWLSKVPKGLVDDQTGEAHNKGNIYITKTSLAVVFKSYLDQFQKDFTNFLRYRSEEMNIIEAKCLDDYNVPLYFPSAREVKSLIEKEGSFCIQKLNTFEIAWDAGFTTINNNEKHKSGKYVSDYIRAVMEPILVKQFGETIMDELFDRFANKVNESMANEKWNHVNLVISLIKN; encoded by the exons ATGGAAGTAGTAGAGCAAATCCTCCACATGAATGGTGGTGTTGGCCAAACTAGCTACGCAACCAACTCCTCTCTTCAA agAGAGGTGATATCAAATACGAGACCAACACTAGATGAAAGTATTACAATTTATTGTAATAAAGTGTTGCCAAAGTGTTTGCGAATAGCAGACTTGGGTTGTTCCTCAGGCCCCAACACACTCACTGCAGTCTCCAACATTTTTGACATCATTGAAGCCTCTTGCCAATCCTTGAACATCAACTCACCAACTTTCCAAGTTTTCCTTAATGATCTTCTTGGGAACGATTTCAATGTCGTCTTCCGATCTTTATCGAGCTTCTATGaaaagcttaagaaagaaaaaggtgaCAAGTTTGGGCCATGCTTTATCACAGCTATGCCAGGGAGTTTCTATGGAAGGCTTTTTCCGAACAATTCCATGCATGTTGTTCACTCTTCTTCCAGTTTGCATTGGTTGTCCAAg gtTCCAAAAGGGTTAGTTGATGATCAAACTGGAGAAGCACATAACAAAGGAAACATTTACATTACGAAGACAAGTCTTGCTGTGGTGTTCAAATCATATTTGGATCAATTTCAAAAGGATTTCACAAATTTCTTAAGATATCGTTCAGAGGAAATG AATATAATTGAAGCAAAATGCCTGGATGATTACAACGTGCCATTATATTTTCCAAGTGCAAGAGAAGTGAAAAGTTTGATTGAAAAAGAAGGATCTTTCTGTATACAGAAGCTTAATACTTTCGAAATAGCTTGGGATGCAGGCTTCActactattaataataatgaaaaacacAAAAGTGGGAAATATGTTTCTGATTACATAAGAGCAGTTATGGAGCCTATTTTGGTGAAACAATTTGGAGAAACTATAATGGATGAATTATTTGATAGGTTTGCTAATAAGGTCAATGAGTCTATGGCCAATGAAAAATGGAACCATGTGAACTTGGTCATATCCTTGATAAAGAATTAG
- the LOC115723800 gene encoding uncharacterized protein LOC115723800 produces the protein MSRAENNKADINNIIIQAPTYQYSPNSSAAKREYVKNNEVTDLVKQLKPTQKAYYWIEAEIILKNINQDFYYMSCDFCNKKLMFYNDNEETDCENPKCGKRCLPTPRARTYVQLDDGTELLDAVMFGDVAENIFSCTAVQLRSYSDEKHKLFVQKTTKQLSAKKWRIQLYVDANRTMTSKYNQFTIQAVEPMED, from the exons ATGTCAAGGGCTGAAAATAACAAAGCAgacataaataatattattattcaagCACCTACATATCAGTATTCTCCAAATTCATCTGCTGCAAAACGAGAATATGTTAAGAACAACGAAGTTACCGATTTGGTAAAGCAATTAAAACCAACTCag AAAGCATATTATTGGATTGAAGCTgaaatcatattaaaaaatatcaaccaaGATTTTTATTACATGTCGTGTGATTTTTGTAATAAGAAACTTATGTTCTACAACGACAACGAAGAAACAGATTGTGAAAATCCAAAATGCGGAAAAAGATGTCTTCCTACACCACG TGCAAGGACATATGTACAACTCGACGATGGTACAGAGTTGCTAGATGCTGTGATGTTCGGTGATGTTGCAGAAAACATATTCTCATGTACTGCAGTTCAATTAAGATCATATTCGGACGAG aaacatAAGTTGTTTGTCCAAAAAACTACGAAGCAATTATCAGCCAAAAAATGGAGAATTCAGTTGTACGTAGATGCAAACCGAACAATGACTTCAAAGTACAATCAGTTCACCATTCAAGCAGTTGAACCAATGGAAGATTAG